From Brienomyrus brachyistius isolate T26 chromosome 21, BBRACH_0.4, whole genome shotgun sequence, the proteins below share one genomic window:
- the LOC125717125 gene encoding collagen alpha-2(IV) chain-like: MQGFNGYPGLPGLGGNTGPKGFSGDPGMKGDSVFELYNVTGAPGDPGLHGPPGKPGDTGSIGMPGHRGRPGQSYLGLPGNLGSPGPEGEKGVKGNPGRACPTKGEPGMKGLPGPNGLRGPPGRPGPGCHPGGPGIPGPPGDPGRCGERGRKGNKGYPGECQCDGPCLQVPGPAGPIGPPGPPGANGQYGEWGDRGDPGNEGLQGPPSKALKPSCSIDTGCLRTPCHEPKTVVSHGGAFQVTSLFSDLFHVQGFPGLPGSPGLKGQKGSPYTAAVKGIKGDQGFPGSLGLQGLMGWDGIPGAQGVPGDRGPSGDTYAEFPGDPGNVGVEGPKGPPGPMGPPGNGLKGPIGPQGLPGDQGRPGRPGPPGLKGPPGEVLPCILTQPGAPGAKGMMGNPGSPGDPGRPGIKGMPGYDGPKGQKGDMGEQTQNGPKGVPGPPGDPGERGFDGPSLDGFPGPRGPDGLPGLKGVTGMAVPGGPGGPSGAQGHKGVQGEQGEPGPPGPKGTMGLPGLDGLKGQKGEKGARGSNMAGLPEPPGSPGVKGPIGRQGPPGAAYQGSKGQRGPYGQPGDPGYPGQSGSPGLKGNAGPPGLPGPPGDPGLPGLKGDRGPHGIMGDRGPPGPIGQPGRPGLKGAKGMAGERGPTGPPPIPHKGPPGDPGHMGPPGPPGPPGLQGNPGTQGRKGEPGPLGLPGPDGPSGPPGVPGDMGVPGDQGAIGLQGPSGSQGEPGPPGPCRNYYASYPLVIHSQSNAVPACPLGMAPLWSGYSLLHFERQEKAHLQDLGKAGSCLRVFSTMPFVYCDAATCSYASHNDKSYWLASATPVATILVSGPEIANYISRCVVCEVETPAVAVHSQDMSTPLCHKGWRSLWMGYSFLMHTGAGDAGGGPSLASSGSCLKDFLSQPVIECQGPRGTCHYFSKLYSFWLAHADIAEQFISAPSSAILKEEWQQRRRVSRCNVCIKE, translated from the exons ATGCAGGGTTTCAACGGATACCCTGGGCTTCCTGGTTTGGGAGGCAACACGGGGCCAAAG GGCTTCAGTGGAGACCCTGGCATGAAGGGAGACTCGGTATTTGAACTCTACAATGTCACAG GTGCTCCTGGTGACCCGGGCCTGCATGGCCCACCAGGAAAACCAGGAGATACAGGATCAATCGGCATGCCAGGACATCGAGGGCGGCCCGGTCAGTCCTACCTAG GTTTACCAGGCAACCTAGGAAGCCCTGGGCCAGAGGGGGAAAAAGGCGTGAAGGGGAACCCAGGAAGAGCCTGTCCAACCAAAGGAGAGCCAGGAATGAAAGGTCTCCCAGGACCCaatgggctcaggggcccacctGGGCGCCCAG GGCCCGGCTGCCACCCTGGGGGCCCTGGCATACCCGGACCACCAGGAGATCCTGGGAGATGCGGTGAGCGAGGGAGGAAGGGAAACAAAG GCTACCCTGGGGAATGCCAATGTGACGGCCCTTGTCTTCAAGTgccaggtcctgcaggccctatAGGCCCTCCTGGACCCCCGGGCGCCAACGGTCAATATGGAGAATGGGGAGACAGGGGTGACCCAGGGAATGAGGGGCTGCAAGGGCCACCC agcaaagcccttaagccCAGCTGCTCCATTGACACTGGATGCTTGCGGACTCCGTGCCATGAGCCCAAAACGGTGGTGTCTCATGGAGG GGCGTTTCAAGTCACTTCACTCTTTAGTGATTTGTTTCATGTGCAGGGGTTTCCAGGACTGCCTGGCAGCCCAGGGTTAAAGGGCCAGAAAGGCAGCCCCTACACTGCAGCAGTTAAAG GTATAAAGGGTGACCAGGGCTTTCCTGGCTCTTTAGGCCTTCAAGGcctgatgggatgggatgggataccTGGTGCCCAAGGTGTCCCTGGCGATCGTGGGCCATCG GGGGACACTTATGCAGAATTTCCGGGTGATCCAGGGAACGTGGGTGTCGAAGGACCCAAGGGTCCACCAGGTCCTATGGGCCCCCCTGGTAATGGACTCAAGGGGCCGATTGGGCCACAAGGGCTCCCGGGTGACCAGGGTCGTCCAGGTCGGCCAGGGCCACCTGGTCTTAAAGGTCCTCCAG GTGAGGTACTGCCATGTATACTTACCCAGCCCGGCGCTCCTGGGGCCAAGGGAATGATGGGAAACCCAG GGAGCCCAGGAGATCCAGGACGTCCTGGTATTAAGGGAATGCCAGGTTATGATGGGCCTAAGGGACAGAAAGGAGATATGggggagcaaacacaaaatggaCCTAAAG GGGTTCCAGGACCCCCGGGTGACCCTGGAGAAAGGGGCTTTGATGGACCCAGCCTTGATGGCTTCCCTGGCCCACGAGGCCCAGATGGCCTGCCTGGACTGAAGGGGGTGACCGGGATGGCAGTGCCTGGAG GGCcaggaggaccttctggagCACAGGGACACAAAGGAGTACAGGGAGAACAAGGAGAGCCAGGCCCTCCAGGGCCCAAAG GAACCATGGGTCTGCCTGGACTGGATGGGTTGAAGGGGCAGAAGGGTGAAAAGGGAGCAAGAG GTTCAAATATGGCAGGTCTTCCAGAGCCCCCAGGATCCCCAGGTGTCAAGGGACCTATAGGCAGGCAGGGGCCTCCAGGGGCTGCGTATCAAGGCTCAAAAGGCCAGCGGGGCCCATATGGACAGCCAG GTGACCCAGGGTACCCTGGGCAATCAGGGTCTCCCGGGCTGAAAGGAAATGCAGGCCCCCCCGGTCTTCCTGGACCCCCTGGGGACCCAGGTTTGCCAGGTCTCAAAG GTGATAGAGGACCGCACGGGATAATGGGTGATCGGGGTCCACCTGGCCCCATAGGACAACCTGGGCGTCCAGGGCTCAAGGGAGCCAAAGGAATGGCTGGAGAAAGAG GTCCCACTGGGCCCCCTCCAATCCCACACAAAGGGCCCCCAGGTGACCCAGGGCATATGGGTCCTCCAGGTCCCCCAGGTCCTCCTGGCTTACAAGGAAACCCTGGAACACAGG GAAGGAAGGGCGAACCAGGGCCATTAGGGCTCCCAGGGCCAGACGGCCCCTCTGGGCCCCCAGGAGTTCCAGGTGACATGGGTGTTCCGGGGGATCAAGGTGCTATTGGTCTACAGG GTCCTTCTGGTTCCCAAGGAGAACCAGGGCCACCGGGGCCTTGTAGGAATTATTACGCTAGTTATCCACTAGTGATACACAGCCAATCAAATGCAGTTCCAGCCTGTCCATTAGGAATGGCCCCTCTCTGGAGTGGCTACAGTCTGCTCCACTTCGAGCGTCAGGAGAAAGCACACTTACAGGATCTAG GCAAAGCTGGGTCATGTTTAAGAGTATTCAGCACCATGCCATTCGTTTACTGCGATGCTGCTACGTGCAGCTATGCCAGCCACAACGACAAATCCTACTGGCTGGCATCCGCCACGCCCGTGGCCACGATACTGGTGTCAGGCCCCGAGATTGCGAACTACATAAGCCGCTGTGTGGTGTGCGAGGTTGAGACTCCTGCCGTCGCCGTTCACAGCCAGGACATGTCCACACCACTCTGCCACAAAGGCTGGAGGAGTCTCTGGATGGGATACTCTTTTCTTATG CACACGGGGGCTGGTGACGCGGGGGGTGGTCCATCCTTGGCCTCATCGGGAAGCTGCCTCAAGGATTTCCTCAGCCAACCGGTCATTGAATGCCAGGGTCCACGGGGAACCTGCCACTATTTTTCtaaactttacagtttctggCTAGCTCATGCGGATATAGCTGAGCAGTTCATCTCTGCCCCCTCATCAGCTATACTCAAGGAGGAGTGGCAACAGCGTCGACGAGTCAGCCGGTGCAATGTCTGCATTAAGGAGTGA